One window from the genome of Cryptomeria japonica chromosome 6, Sugi_1.0, whole genome shotgun sequence encodes:
- the LOC131070000 gene encoding uncharacterized protein LOC131070000 produces the protein MVISQSWSLWRQSNTERAANVKRMILDDTWWDRVEYLLSFTEPIMSMIRYTDMDHPCLGEVYDGIDSMIEKMKAIINAKEQDPEETFFKEVQSICVERWNKMTTPLHLLAFALTPKFYSDEMLAKPSRVPPYRDSEVSEGCRTALTKLFPDSEMEDLMTSEFADFVASNGQSVSALRDKYKKDSHAWWYLNGHTSPNLQTLAIKVLSQVASSSSSERNWSTYSFIHSVKRNRLAASKAEELVYVHSNLRLLTHKQNEYKDGSTKFWDVDPEQTDLDFSAATQSLLSGESDSQCAASASGSEAACGSSTLPTSSNVNDDVDLDLPSDPYDAIADY, from the exons atggtaattagtcaaagttggtccctatggaggcaatccaatactgaaagggcagcaaatgtaaagcgcatgatcctagatgacacttggtgggatcgagtggaatatcttttgagtttcactgagcccatcatgagtatgatccgttatactgacatggatcacccatgtttgggagaggtatatgatggcattgactcgatgattgagaaaatgaaagccatcatcaatgcaaaagagcaagatcccgaagaaactttcttcaaagaggttcaatcaatttgtgttgagcggtggaacaaaatgaccaccccactacatcttcttgcatttgcattgactcccaaattttatagtgatgaaatgcttgctaagccatcaagggtaccaccatatagagattcagaagtcagtgaagggtgtaggacagcacttactaaactcttcccagattctgaaatggaggatttaatgacaagtgagtttgctgattttgtagcctccaatggtcaaagtgtttccgctctccgtgacaagtataaaaaggattctcatgcttggtggtacctcaatggccatacatcaccaaaccttcaaactcttgcaatcaaagttttatcgcaa gttgctagttcctcttcatctgagcgaaattggagcacatactcctttatccactcagtgaaacgcaaccgactggcagcaagtaaggcagaagagctcgtttatgtgcattcaaacttgcgccttcttactcataaacaaaatgagtataaggatgggagcacaaagttttgggatgtagatccagagcaaactgatttggatttttcagctgccacacaatctttactttctggggagtctgatagccaatgtgctgctagtgcaagtggcagtgaggctgcatgtggttccagtactctacctacatcatctaatgtcaatgatgatgttgatcttgatcttcctagtgacccatatgatgctattgctgattattag